DNA from Roseimicrobium sp. ORNL1:
ATCCCCCATGACTGCCACTGAGAATTCCACCCTTGTTCCAACGGAACACACGGATCCCATCAACGCCCAGATCCTGGCCGTGTCGGAGGACCAGATAAAAGGCTTCCACAAGCATCCGTTCCAGTTCGTGGCGGAGAAGAGTGGGTTGCCTCTTGAGACCGTCCTTGAGCGCGTACAGGCCATGCTGAGCGCGGGCGTGATTCGTCGCGTGCGCCAGACCCTGCTGGCCAACAAGCTCGCCGACGGCGGGCTCGTGGCGTGGAAGATGAACTCGAATGACAAGCTGGATGCCGCCTTTGACTTCATGTTCAAAGAAGATCCCTTCAGTGGTCACGTGGTGCTGCGCTCTACCGACCGCGAAGTGAGTGGTTCCGACTTCCGTCTCTGGACGACGGTGAAGGTGCCGCAGGGCAAGGAGATCTCCGAGCATTGCGATGCCTTGAAGCGTCTGGTGGGCGCTGAGCAATACATCATCATGCAGCCCAAGGGCATCTTCGCCCTCGGCGTGGGCCATGTGCGCCGCAAGACCATGGAGATTGGCTCCAAGGCAGACGAACCTGCCGAGATGATCACGCCGGACATCGTGGACCTCACCCAAGAGGAGTGGGACGTGCTCATCGCCATGAAACGCGACTTCAAGCCGGAGGAAATCGTTCCAGAAATCTGGGCCGCTCGCGCGAAGGAAGCTGGAGTGAGCCTTGACCGTTTCTGTGAAGTGGCGCGTGGTTTTGAAACGAAGGGCATCCTCGGTCGTTTCTCCACCTTCCTGGAGCACGTGAAGCCCTCGCAAACGGGCGTGCGCGTGACACGCTTCAACGCACTCTTCCACTGGCGTGTGCCGGAAGGCATGCAGGCTCGTGCCGGCAGCGAAGTGGGACGCCACGACATCATGACCCACGCCTACTGGCGCGAAGGTGGCCCCCGGTTCGCCAATGCGAACATCATGGGCGTGGTCCACGGCACCGACAAGCAGCGCGTGCTCGAGCACAAGGCCGCCATCGACCGCCACCTGGAAAGCATCGGCATTCCTGTGCTTTACACGAACGTCTTCTGGGGCGGTCGCAGCGAGATCAAGCCGAGCGAAATCTCACCCAAGGTCTATGCCGAATGGCACACCAAGTGGGCGGGGAAAGCGGATGTGATCTAACCGCAGACGCAGAGCCAAAACGCGACATTTCACTTTAAGGAGCGGGGGCATTCTTGCCCCCGTTTTTGTGTCGCGGAATCTTCGGTACAGAAGGGACCAGAAGGTCCCAAGTGACACGTTGGAATTCCGATACACTTGCACGGCTTGCCAGCCGAATGGGGACAAAAATGTCCCCACTCCTTGGCACGTCGCCTCCTACAAGAGGCAACAACACTTACGCCGCCGGTGGCGCCGTGACATCGTCTGCCTTCTCTTCGGGAACCTCTACCTCCTTCTTGGGCCACTTCAGTGAAGCAATGACAGAAGTGGCAAGCACTGCGAAGATCACGGCCAGGGAAATGCGCGTGTCGATCTTGATGACATCCGCCAGCACCATCTTGGTACCCACAAAGCCGAGGATGATGGCCAGGCCATAGTGGAGCAGGTGGAACTTGTGCAGGATACCGGAGAGGGCGAAGTACATGGAACGCAGGCCGAGGATGGCCATGACGTTCGAGGTGTACACAATGAAGGTGTCCTTCGAGATGGCGAGGATGGCCGGGATGGAGTCCACCGCAAAGACGAGGTCAGTCCACTCCACAAACACCAGCACCACGAAGAGCGGCGTGGCAGCCTTCACCCCGGTGGGCAGGCGGGTGAAGAAATTCTGGCCTTCCAGCGAGGGACTCACAGGGAAGAATTTCCGCACCAGCTTGAGCACGGGATTATGCTCGATTTCGAGGTGCTGTTCCTCGGAGCGCCACATTTTGATCGCGCTGTAGATCAGAATGCCGCCGAAGAGGTAGATGATCCAGTGGAACTGGTTGATGAGCGCCACACCGGCCACAATCATGATGGCCCGCATCACCAGCGCACCCAGAATGCCCCAGAAGAGCACGCGGTGCTGGTACATCGCCGGGATCCGGAAGTATTTAAAGATCAGCGCGATGACGAAAATGTTATCCACGCTGAGCGACTGCTCGACCAGATAGCCGGTGAGGAATGTCAGCGCCGCTTCACCACGATGAACCGGGTCATAGCCGCCCACAACACCGAGGTAAATCAGCAGACAGAAGATGAGCGCCAGGGTGACCCATACGCCTGTCCAGACGAGCGCCTCCTTCGTCTTCACCTCGTGCGCCTTTCGGTGGAACACACCAAGGTCGAGGGCCAGAATCAAAAGGACGAAGACGTTAAAGACGATCCACCAGGTACCTGTCACGGGTTATTGAGAAGTAGTAGTTGAGGTTGATTCGAGCGCAGTGGGAGCTGCGGTCTGGATGTTTAAGGAGAAACTGCGGAAAAGAAAACTTAAGGCGCCAGGAGGGCGGCCAGGCTCCGGGCATCATTGCCGCGGTTGGCCGTCACCTCAAGGCGCCAGTTGGGGGAATTGGGAAGCTTATTCGTCGCTGCTGCGTCCGCCCACGAGCAGGGGAAGCAGGTGCCAGATCATGTAGGCGAGTGACGTGATGAAGGCGGCCACGTAAGTCCAGGCAGCGGCGTTGAGCACGCTGCTCACGGCACTGGCCTCCTCCTGGGTGCGTACAATGCCGAGGTCATTCAACACCAGCTTGGCTCGCCGGGTGGCGTCGAACTCGACTGGAAGGGTAATCAGGTTGAAAAGCATGATCACACCCCAAGCCACCCCCATGATCATGAACATGGTGGGCATTTTAATCATGCCGGTGAACAGGCCCAGAATCGGCAGCCACATTACGATCTGGCTTGCAATCGTGGTCACGCCCACAGCAGCCATGCGCCAGTGGAGGGGAGCATAGGCCACTTTGTGCTGGATGGCATGTCCGGCTTCGTGTGCAGCCACACCGACAGCGGAGGCAGAGCGGCCATGGTAGTTGTCTGAGCTCAGCACCAGACGCTTGTTCGTGGGATCGTAGTGGTCGCCGAGCATCTCCTGATGCTCGAAGATCTGCACATCCCGGATGTCCGCGCGCTGAAGGATGAGCGCGGCAGCCTCCGCGCCCGTCATGCCGTTGGCCACGGGGGTTTGTAGGTGCTTGCGATAGACGCTTTTGACACGCCAGGATGCCCAGAGGGACAGTCCCAAGGTGCCAAGGAAAAGAATCCAAATCATAGGGTTGGGGGATTAAGGTTGAGGTATTTATCTAACAATGAGTACGCTCTTTTCAGAAGAAGCGGACGTGTACATTAGTGCCACCATCTCGTTGGATGTTGATGAAGAAAATTCTATGCAATTCTTAGGATTAAACTAAGAATGGATGCCAAACCGATGGAATGGCTGAACTATCATCACCTGCGATATTTCTGGAGTGTGGCCAAGGAGGGGAGCATGCGCGCCGCGGCGGAGAAGCTGGGCGTCTCGCAACCCTCCATCAGTACACAGATCCACCAGCTCGAGGAGTCGCTGGGTACCGAGCTGTTTCGCAAGAAGGGAAGGACCCTGGTGCTAACTGATACGGGGCGCACAGTCTTCAACTACGCCGAGGAGATCTTTGCCCTGGGTCGCGACTTGTTGGGCGCGGTGCGGCATGGACCGCTGAGCCGGCTCGCGCCCTTTCACGTGGGCCTCACGGACACACTGCCGAAACTCGCAGCTGCAGAAATTTTGCGTCCGGTATTCCAGCTTCCGCAACCAGTGCGCGCAGTGTGTCATGAAGACGATCTCGAAGACCTGCTGCCCATGCTTGCTACGCACCGGCTGGACATTATTCTGGCGGATGAACCGTCTCCCAGCAGCGCCAAGTTCAAAACCTTCAATCATTCACTGGGCACGTGTGGGGTGACGCTTTGCGCTCCGCCGAAGGTCGCGGCCAGACTGCGGCAGGGCTTTCCCAAGTCTCTGGATCGCGCTCCGGCACTGCTGCCTGCGGAGCATTCCCCACTGCGGAGAATCCTCGATCCATGGTTCGATGAGCATCAGGTGCGGCCTGAAGTCATCGCAGAGTTCGATGACCCGGCGCTCATGCAGGTGTTTGCGCTGGACGCTCCGGGATTTTTCCCCCTGCATGCTGTAGCGGTTGATGAAGCGGTGAAGCGGTATGGCTTCCGCACCATCGCCACGCTGGAGGGCGTGCGCAGTGAATTTTTCGCAATAACCGCGGAGCGCAAGCTCAAGCACCCTGCGACCGTGGCCGTGACCCAAAACGCTCAGGAACGTCTGTTGGGTTGACGCGCTTCACGCGATTCACTATTAAAAAACAAACACCAACGCTTCACTCACATGCAACTACATCTTAGCCCTCGCAATCTCAAGCTCACCGCTGCTATCCACCAATACGCCGCCGAGAAGGTCCTGCACCTCGAAGACCTCGCCGAGGAGATCATGGCCGCACACGTGGTGCTCATCAACGATGAAGCGGCTCGTGCCCAGAAGAAATTCACCGTAAAGGCCCACCTCGCGGTGCCCGGCCCGGACATCCACGCCCAGGAATCTGGTGAGGATCTCTATGCTGCACTTGATAAAGTGACTGCAAAGCTCGCACGCCAACTCCGCAAGCGCCACACAGCGCTGATCGACAAGAAGCGCCAGAAGAAGCAGCGCCTCAAGGAAGCCGCCAAGAAGCGGGGTGCGTGAGCATTTTTGCCAAACCATGTTCGTTCGTAATACAGGGTTTGGCGCCTGAGACATGCAGCAAGGCGACTCTGGTTTGTTGCCAGAGCGTTTTGCGTCGCGGAGTGCGGCCACCGCCTCATTCGGTGGTCAGGTCTTGTTCCGTATGCCGGCTTCGATGTTGTTTCCGTCCGGATCCAGCAGATAGGCGGCATAGTAGCCGTCCCCGCCATCTTCCGGCGCACCGTTATCCTTGCCTCCATGTGCCAGCCCAAGGGCGTAAAACTCGTCCACGGCCATTTTGCTTGGAGCAGTGAACGCGAGATGGATCGGACGATGGGTGGAGGGTGAAAGGGATGCGCCGTAGTAGTCACCACGGGCAGGTCCCACCCACAAGAATGGAAACTCTGATGTGCCAGCAAAAATGACGGCATCCCACTCCGGCTGACGCTCCACGATATGGATTCCGAGGGGAGCCAGGCAGCGCTCGAAAAAGGGAACGCTCCGTTTGGGTTCTGAGACAAAAATGCCGATGTGATCAAACATCTGTTTGTGGAGTGTCGGGTTGAGGTGACCAGACGAGAGCGTGTCGCCTGACTCTCGCAACTATGGCGCAACGCGAGAGGTTTCCACCA
Protein-coding regions in this window:
- a CDS encoding zinc metallopeptidase, with the translated sequence MIWILFLGTLGLSLWASWRVKSVYRKHLQTPVANGMTGAEAAALILQRADIRDVQIFEHQEMLGDHYDPTNKRLVLSSDNYHGRSASAVGVAAHEAGHAIQHKVAYAPLHWRMAAVGVTTIASQIVMWLPILGLFTGMIKMPTMFMIMGVAWGVIMLFNLITLPVEFDATRRAKLVLNDLGIVRTQEEASAVSSVLNAAAWTYVAAFITSLAYMIWHLLPLLVGGRSSDE
- a CDS encoding VOC family protein, whose amino-acid sequence is MFDHIGIFVSEPKRSVPFFERCLAPLGIHIVERQPEWDAVIFAGTSEFPFLWVGPARGDYYGASLSPSTHRPIHLAFTAPSKMAVDEFYALGLAHGGKDNGAPEDGGDGYYAAYLLDPDGNNIEAGIRNKT
- a CDS encoding LysR family transcriptional regulator, which gives rise to MDAKPMEWLNYHHLRYFWSVAKEGSMRAAAEKLGVSQPSISTQIHQLEESLGTELFRKKGRTLVLTDTGRTVFNYAEEIFALGRDLLGAVRHGPLSRLAPFHVGLTDTLPKLAAAEILRPVFQLPQPVRAVCHEDDLEDLLPMLATHRLDIILADEPSPSSAKFKTFNHSLGTCGVTLCAPPKVAARLRQGFPKSLDRAPALLPAEHSPLRRILDPWFDEHQVRPEVIAEFDDPALMQVFALDAPGFFPLHAVAVDEAVKRYGFRTIATLEGVRSEFFAITAERKLKHPATVAVTQNAQERLLG
- the raiA gene encoding ribosome-associated translation inhibitor RaiA yields the protein MQLHLSPRNLKLTAAIHQYAAEKVLHLEDLAEEIMAAHVVLINDEAARAQKKFTVKAHLAVPGPDIHAQESGEDLYAALDKVTAKLARQLRKRHTALIDKKRQKKQRLKEAAKKRGA
- a CDS encoding Lrp/AsnC family transcriptional regulator; translation: MTATENSTLVPTEHTDPINAQILAVSEDQIKGFHKHPFQFVAEKSGLPLETVLERVQAMLSAGVIRRVRQTLLANKLADGGLVAWKMNSNDKLDAAFDFMFKEDPFSGHVVLRSTDREVSGSDFRLWTTVKVPQGKEISEHCDALKRLVGAEQYIIMQPKGIFALGVGHVRRKTMEIGSKADEPAEMITPDIVDLTQEEWDVLIAMKRDFKPEEIVPEIWAARAKEAGVSLDRFCEVARGFETKGILGRFSTFLEHVKPSQTGVRVTRFNALFHWRVPEGMQARAGSEVGRHDIMTHAYWREGGPRFANANIMGVVHGTDKQRVLEHKAAIDRHLESIGIPVLYTNVFWGGRSEIKPSEISPKVYAEWHTKWAGKADVI
- a CDS encoding TerC family protein; this encodes MTGTWWIVFNVFVLLILALDLGVFHRKAHEVKTKEALVWTGVWVTLALIFCLLIYLGVVGGYDPVHRGEAALTFLTGYLVEQSLSVDNIFVIALIFKYFRIPAMYQHRVLFWGILGALVMRAIMIVAGVALINQFHWIIYLFGGILIYSAIKMWRSEEQHLEIEHNPVLKLVRKFFPVSPSLEGQNFFTRLPTGVKAATPLFVVLVFVEWTDLVFAVDSIPAILAISKDTFIVYTSNVMAILGLRSMYFALSGILHKFHLLHYGLAIILGFVGTKMVLADVIKIDTRISLAVIFAVLATSVIASLKWPKKEVEVPEEKADDVTAPPAA